From the genome of Vicia villosa cultivar HV-30 ecotype Madison, WI linkage group LG2, Vvil1.0, whole genome shotgun sequence, one region includes:
- the LOC131653490 gene encoding E3 ubiquitin-protein ligase RHF2A, translating into MDEVPVLEENETKSEAHLTSAAAFVEGGIQDACDDSCSICLESFCDSDPSTVTSCKHEFHLQCILEWCQRSSQCPMCWQSISLKDPLSQELLEGVERERNFRLNPSRNATIFHHPTLGDFELQHLPVGANDADLEERIIQHLAAAAAMGRARHIARREGQRNRSSAQGRPQYLVFSAHPNSPPTAPASSSPSQRGDGEPTHATGQDTPQLTLIPPVQTDQVSASGSGSTAPATDNQGLLYNNRRSPSQSSPSSQDRAGPSELQSFSESLKTKLNAVSTRYKESISKSTRGWKERWFSRNSPMSDLGSEVKREVNAGIATVSRMMERLETRENDRSNGSSAPSNLEDGPIQRSNDQHLTDTERDSVSRDNDTKTSCTAGSSSN; encoded by the exons ATGGATGAG GTTCCTGTGTTGGAAGAGAATGAAACAAAGTCTGAGGCGCATTTGACTTCTGCTGCTGCTTTTGTGGAAGGTGGAATTCAGGATGCTTGTGATGATTCTTGCAGTATATGCCTTGAATCGTTTTGTGACAGTGATCCTTCTACG GTGACGAGTTGCAAACACGAGTTTCATCTTCAATGTATTCTGGAATG GTGTCAGAGAAGCTCCCAGTGCCCTATGTGTTGGCAATCTATCAGTCTCAAGGATCCCTTGAG CCAGGAATTGCTCGAGGGAGTTGAGAGGGAGAGGAACTTTAGGTTAAATCCGTCTAGAAATGCCACAATATTTCATCATCCAACACTTGGGGATTTTGAGTTACAACAT TTGCCAGTTGGAGCAAATGATGCTGATCTTGAAGAGCGTATAATCCAACACTTAGCTGCTGCAGCAGCAATGGGGCGAGCACGCCATATTGCTAGAAGGGAAGGCCAGAGAAATAGGTCATCAGCTCAAGGTCGCCCACAGTATTTGGTATTTTCAGCTCATCCCAATTCACCTCCTACGGCTCCTGCTTCTTCCTCTCCATCTCAGAGAGGGGATGGTGAACCAACTCATGCGACTGGGCAAGACACACCACAGCTCACTTTGATTCCTCCAGTTCAAACCGACCAGGTTTCTGCTTCAGGATCTGGGTCTACTGCTCCTGCTACCGACAATCAGGGATTATTGTATAACAACAG GAGATCTCCTAGTCAGTCTTCTCCAAGTAGCCAAGACAGAGCTGGACCATCAGAACTGCAATCATTTTCAGAATCTCTGAAAACTAAACTTAATGCTGTGTCAACAAG ATACAAAGAGTCCATTTCCAAGAGCACAAGAGGGTGGAAGGAGAGGTGGTTTTCTCGAAACAGCCCTATGTCTGATCTTGGATCTGAAGTTAAGCGAGAAGTTAATGCAGGAATTGCAACTGTGTCACGGATGATGGAACGCTTGGAGACTAGAGAGAATGATAGAAGCAATGGCAGTTCTGCTCCAAGTAATTTAGAGGACGGTCCAATTCAGAGATCAAATGATCAGCATTTAACAGACACTGAAAGGGACAGTGTTTCAAGAGACAATGACACAAAAACATCTTGCACTGCAGGTTCTAGTTCAAATTAA